From Proteiniborus sp. MB09-C3, the proteins below share one genomic window:
- a CDS encoding glutamate mutase L, with the protein MCRYDYLIIDIGSTYTKQRLFKDCELMATVQSPTTVENVYKGIKAGQDIIKETLKESRIEAKHVLASSSAAGGLRMVAMGYMTRVTAKAAKEVAMNSGSKILEIVSNENLPEYRIQILKEINPDIILLAGGTDFGDESSIIENASLIVESGVKGVVVIAGNINAQAEVAKILKAGNVAHLRVPNIMPTIHKLRVKEAREAIHREFIKQITKAQGLSILQEEITNDKIIPTPGAVLMASELLAKGTYLEKGIGEIIVVDLGGATTDIHSVIPGYANLEDEEIGLIVSNEKQMSYRTVEGNLGMRISAMGVLDTVSPRAIFHKRGIKDEELLEEFTQYCMEIEKTPRRIAENEKEYMFDTFIAETAVEVALKRHAGFISTVADPITGIMPGMPIGRDLRNVNTIIGVGGIFSHRDPSEGKEIIKNALKDKGISLLPNEPKIIIDENYILYTGGLISQVDEDYAFQVLKNSFNLK; encoded by the coding sequence ATGTGCAGATATGATTATTTAATTATAGATATAGGAAGCACATATACTAAGCAAAGGCTGTTTAAGGACTGTGAATTGATGGCGACTGTACAGTCGCCTACAACAGTTGAAAATGTCTACAAAGGAATAAAAGCTGGACAGGACATCATCAAGGAAACATTAAAGGAAAGCAGAATAGAAGCAAAGCATGTACTTGCCTCTAGTAGTGCTGCAGGTGGATTGAGAATGGTAGCTATGGGTTACATGACTAGAGTTACTGCAAAGGCAGCAAAGGAAGTTGCTATGAACTCTGGCTCTAAAATACTTGAAATAGTTTCCAATGAAAACCTCCCAGAGTATAGAATACAGATTTTAAAGGAAATAAACCCTGATATCATACTTTTAGCTGGAGGAACTGATTTTGGCGATGAATCTTCTATTATAGAAAATGCTTCTTTAATAGTAGAAAGCGGAGTTAAAGGTGTAGTAGTTATAGCTGGAAATATCAATGCACAAGCAGAAGTTGCCAAAATATTAAAAGCCGGAAATGTAGCCCATTTGAGGGTTCCCAATATAATGCCTACAATTCATAAGCTTAGGGTAAAAGAAGCTAGAGAGGCTATTCATAGAGAATTTATTAAGCAGATTACTAAGGCACAAGGCTTGAGTATATTACAAGAGGAAATAACAAATGATAAAATCATACCTACTCCTGGAGCAGTTTTAATGGCTTCTGAGCTTTTGGCAAAGGGAACCTATTTGGAGAAGGGGATAGGTGAAATCATTGTAGTAGATTTAGGTGGAGCTACTACAGACATTCACTCTGTAATACCTGGCTATGCTAACCTTGAGGATGAAGAAATAGGTCTTATAGTGAGCAATGAAAAACAAATGTCCTATAGAACAGTTGAAGGCAACTTAGGCATGCGTATAAGTGCCATGGGAGTTTTAGATACAGTAAGCCCTAGAGCTATTTTTCACAAAAGAGGAATTAAGGATGAAGAGCTTTTAGAAGAGTTTACTCAGTATTGTATGGAAATAGAAAAAACACCTAGGCGTATAGCAGAAAATGAAAAGGAATATATGTTTGATACATTCATTGCAGAAACAGCTGTTGAAGTAGCATTAAAAAGACATGCAGGATTCATATCTACAGTTGCAGATCCTATAACTGGTATTATGCCTGGAATGCCTATTGGCAGAGACTTAAGAAATGTAAATACTATAATAGGAGTTGGAGGGATATTCTCTCATAGAGACCCTTCCGAAGGCAAGGAAATAATAAAAAATGCACTAAAGGATAAAGGTATTTCACTTTTACCAAATGAACCTAAAATAATAATAGATGAAAACTATATACTATACACTGGAGGGCTTATTTCTCAGGTTGATGAAGATTATGCATTCCAAGTACTAAAGAATAGTTTTAATTTAAAATAG
- a CDS encoding PrpF domain-containing protein — protein MEQIKTPVVIMRAGTSKGIFIKEENLPKDQKERDQLILKIFGSPDIRQIDGLGGADPLTSKLAIIGPSTREDADVDYTFGQVSYVAPKIDYSGNCGNISAGVGPFAVDEGLVKVEEPFTTVRVHNTNTGKLIIERVEVVNGKAKVTGDYSIAGVPGTGSEIVIDFSDTAGAATGKLLPTGNVVDKIEVTGYGEIEASLVDAANPVVFVRAKDLGLTGIETPSQIDENKAMLATLEEIRGKGAAMMGLVSDWKNAVKEAPAFPMIAFVSPAQDYVDFTKGRKISENDVDFVSRLMFMQVVHKTYAGTATTCTGAAARIEGTIVNEAMNAKGKGKDAILRIGHPAGVITIDVAASKEGNGWKLEKAAINRTARRIMDGNCYTVK, from the coding sequence ATGGAACAGATTAAAACGCCTGTTGTTATTATGAGAGCGGGAACTAGCAAGGGAATTTTCATTAAAGAAGAAAATTTGCCTAAAGACCAAAAAGAAAGAGATCAATTAATTCTAAAGATATTTGGAAGTCCAGATATCAGACAAATTGATGGTTTAGGTGGAGCAGATCCTTTAACTAGTAAACTAGCTATTATAGGACCTTCAACAAGAGAAGATGCTGATGTTGACTATACATTTGGTCAAGTATCATATGTAGCACCAAAAATCGATTATTCAGGAAACTGTGGAAATATCTCTGCTGGTGTTGGACCATTTGCTGTAGATGAAGGTCTTGTAAAAGTTGAAGAGCCTTTTACAACAGTGAGGGTACACAATACTAATACAGGTAAACTAATAATTGAAAGAGTTGAAGTTGTAAATGGCAAAGCTAAAGTTACAGGAGACTATAGTATAGCTGGAGTTCCTGGAACAGGTTCAGAGATAGTAATTGACTTCTCTGATACTGCTGGAGCAGCAACTGGAAAGTTACTTCCAACAGGAAATGTTGTAGATAAAATTGAAGTAACTGGATATGGCGAAATAGAAGCTTCATTAGTAGATGCTGCAAACCCAGTTGTATTTGTAAGAGCAAAAGACTTAGGCCTAACTGGTATTGAAACACCATCACAAATAGATGAAAACAAAGCAATGCTAGCTACTCTAGAAGAAATAAGAGGAAAAGGAGCAGCTATGATGGGATTAGTTAGCGATTGGAAAAATGCAGTTAAAGAAGCTCCTGCATTCCCAATGATAGCTTTTGTTTCTCCAGCTCAAGACTATGTTGACTTTACAAAAGGCAGAAAAATAAGTGAAAATGATGTAGATTTTGTTTCAAGACTTATGTTCATGCAAGTTGTTCACAAGACCTATGCTGGTACAGCAACAACTTGTACAGGAGCAGCTGCAAGAATAGAAGGCACAATAGTAAATGAAGCAATGAATGCTAAAGGCAAAGGCAAGGACGCAATTCTTAGAATAGGACATCCAGCTGGTGTAATCACTATAGATGTGGCTGCAAGCAAAGAAGGCAATGGTTGGAAGCTTGAAAAAGCTGCAATAAATAGAACAGCAAGAAGAATCATGGATGGTAATTGCTATACAGTAAAATAA
- a CDS encoding cobalamin-dependent protein (Presence of a B(12) (cobalamin)-binding domain implies dependence on cobalamin itself, in one of its several forms, or in some unusual lineages, dependence on a cobalamin-like analog.) has protein sequence MAKARPNTERIIKEDIDRIKAYEKAFGVKMPYVDENGEVQGLPDAYPREVNGVIRSGYRLTELGRQAVKTGNPVQNPILGRNSAEETYRESQHMYDMAEKLGITLFQFVHSEATRHIDPLDGIELIEQSRGKGGITPAGEREFVQMGGGSKHPIRINATGDTTHLNVLNALIAGFDGTDLGPVIHVHFGGRGIHDFRTKVVNGYKAIQICAENNIFVQLDTHKHINNIMGTDGMALAMVLLSEGLAVKAKLDRALSAIQMNVAGINILADLALVKAFRETIWSEFIIAVPETFQNPPADLIAEQAHFARMAVTAKLAGANFYRPKAAENVGIPTGESMAKAIWATQNVFEGTYKVEIHDPFIDERKEEIKTEAMAVLTAALKRDKMLKPEEINAEFWAQYDEHELIDLIVEAGKSGILDTPRAGGWDLKRFVKTNRDKDGIRRYVSGYTPLGVDEKYMPITKENIEIPKETPVTKKEKVVLATVGADAHVVGINMVKEAIQKAGYEVIFLRGMNLPETVAEVAAETKASVVGVSNLLGLGMTLFPRVSKRLEELGLRDDVVLLAGGRIAEKEEEHAMYEKKIKEEGTAFLGVDNFFGPGTDLDECVKWIEEELAKKKNK, from the coding sequence ATGGCAAAAGCAAGACCAAATACGGAAAGAATTATTAAAGAAGACATAGATAGAATAAAAGCGTATGAAAAAGCTTTCGGTGTTAAAATGCCATATGTAGATGAAAATGGAGAAGTTCAAGGGTTACCAGATGCTTACCCAAGAGAAGTTAATGGTGTAATCCGTAGTGGTTATAGATTGACAGAGCTAGGAAGACAAGCTGTTAAGACAGGAAATCCAGTTCAAAACCCAATACTTGGTAGAAATAGTGCAGAAGAAACATATAGAGAGTCACAACATATGTATGATATGGCTGAAAAGCTTGGAATAACACTATTCCAATTCGTACACTCAGAGGCAACAAGACATATTGACCCATTAGATGGTATAGAACTAATAGAGCAATCCAGAGGTAAAGGCGGAATTACTCCAGCTGGCGAAAGAGAATTTGTTCAAATGGGTGGAGGTTCAAAGCATCCTATTAGAATAAATGCTACAGGTGATACTACTCACCTAAATGTATTAAATGCATTAATAGCTGGATTTGATGGCACAGACTTAGGTCCAGTAATCCACGTACACTTTGGAGGAAGAGGAATCCATGACTTCAGAACAAAGGTAGTAAATGGATACAAGGCAATACAAATATGTGCAGAAAACAATATATTCGTTCAGCTTGATACTCATAAGCATATTAACAATATAATGGGTACGGATGGAATGGCATTGGCAATGGTTTTACTATCTGAAGGATTAGCAGTAAAAGCAAAATTAGATAGAGCTTTAAGTGCTATTCAGATGAATGTGGCTGGGATAAATATACTTGCTGATTTAGCTCTAGTAAAAGCATTCAGAGAAACTATTTGGAGTGAATTTATTATAGCAGTACCTGAAACATTCCAAAACCCACCAGCAGACCTTATTGCAGAACAAGCACACTTTGCTAGAATGGCAGTTACTGCTAAGCTTGCAGGAGCTAACTTCTACAGACCAAAGGCTGCAGAAAATGTAGGTATCCCAACTGGTGAATCAATGGCAAAAGCTATTTGGGCTACACAAAATGTATTTGAAGGAACATATAAAGTAGAAATCCATGATCCATTCATAGATGAAAGAAAAGAAGAAATAAAAACTGAAGCAATGGCAGTACTAACAGCTGCATTAAAGAGAGATAAAATGTTAAAGCCTGAAGAAATAAATGCAGAATTCTGGGCTCAATATGATGAGCACGAGCTAATTGATTTAATAGTTGAAGCTGGTAAAAGCGGTATCTTAGATACTCCTAGAGCAGGAGGATGGGATCTTAAGAGATTCGTTAAAACAAACAGAGATAAAGACGGCATCAGAAGATATGTTTCAGGCTACACTCCATTAGGAGTAGATGAAAAATATATGCCTATTACTAAGGAAAACATAGAAATTCCAAAAGAAACTCCTGTAACTAAGAAAGAAAAAGTAGTTTTAGCAACTGTAGGAGCAGATGCACACGTAGTGGGTATAAACATGGTAAAGGAAGCAATACAAAAAGCTGGCTATGAAGTAATATTCTTAAGAGGAATGAATCTTCCAGAAACAGTTGCTGAAGTTGCAGCTGAAACTAAAGCAAGTGTTGTTGGAGTAAGTAACCTATTAGGATTAGGAATGACATTATTTCCTAGAGTATCTAAGAGACTTGAAGAGCTTGGACTTAGAGATGATGTAGTGCTTCTAGCAGGTGGTAGAATAGCTGAAAAAGAAGAAGAGCACGCTATGTATGAAAAGAAAATTAAAGAAGAAGGAACAGCATTCCTTGGTGTTGATAACTTCTTTGGCCCAGGAACCGATCTTGATGAATGTGTTAAATGGATAGAAGAAGAATTAGCTAAAAAGAAAAATAAGTAA
- a CDS encoding 3-isopropylmalate dehydratase, which translates to MNNIKGKAFILNENVDTDQILPGYAMSYPVEELRKVTLRGSIIPDFPEKVQSGDIIIADDNFGCGSSREQAPVALKSCGVGVVIAKSFARIFRKNSINIGLPVVTCEYINEIKNEAKENDEFEVDLVNGIITNLRTQNQYKLNQLSETTLETLQAGGLINKVKKKLKERGAI; encoded by the coding sequence ATGAACAATATAAAAGGAAAAGCATTTATATTAAACGAGAATGTAGATACAGACCAAATACTTCCTGGATATGCTATGAGCTATCCAGTTGAAGAGCTAAGGAAGGTTACACTAAGAGGAAGCATTATTCCAGATTTTCCAGAAAAGGTTCAATCTGGTGATATAATCATTGCTGATGACAACTTTGGCTGTGGTTCAAGTAGAGAACAGGCTCCTGTAGCTTTGAAGAGCTGTGGAGTAGGAGTAGTAATAGCAAAATCTTTTGCGAGAATCTTTAGGAAAAACTCAATAAACATAGGGCTTCCTGTAGTGACTTGTGAATATATAAACGAAATCAAAAATGAAGCAAAAGAAAATGATGAATTTGAAGTGGATTTAGTCAATGGCATAATAACTAATTTAAGAACACAAAATCAGTATAAATTAAATCAATTGTCAGAAACTACACTTGAAACACTTCAAGCAGGTGGATTAATTAATAAAGTTAAGAAGAAACTTAAGGAGAGAGGTGCTATTTAA
- a CDS encoding aconitase/3-isopropylmalate dehydratase large subunit family protein → MNIIERIIAKKANKDTVKVGQELSVKVDLAIAHDVTGPLAVDQFMKIGVKEVFDKNKVVFVMDHNIPCASVDSRIQHRTIHEFCDKFGAKVYGRSEGVIHQVIHEEGLYKKGDIIVGADSHTCTAGAYGAVAIPLGSTELAAVMALGELDLEVPETYLINIDGELRPGVYGKDIILYVIGKFGTNGFTDKAVIFSGSTILGLTNEDKMTIANMMIEMGAMIGYIDQGDEEIGDVKNVYNIKASNISPVAACPSSPGNVRTIKEIEGQKINQAVIGSCTNGRLSDMRIAAEVLKGRKVAHGVNMIIVPASKIILEKMEEEGLTKIFREAGAIVTNPGCGPCFGAHQGLLSKEDVAISSTNRNFPGRMGHKEAKIYLASPRTVAESAVKGCITCPGTVIPLEG, encoded by the coding sequence GTGAATATAATAGAAAGAATTATTGCTAAAAAAGCAAACAAAGATACGGTTAAAGTTGGACAAGAACTAAGTGTAAAGGTTGATTTAGCAATAGCTCATGATGTTACTGGCCCTTTAGCAGTAGATCAGTTCATGAAAATAGGAGTAAAAGAAGTATTTGATAAGAATAAAGTTGTCTTTGTAATGGATCACAATATACCTTGTGCATCAGTAGATTCTAGAATTCAACATAGGACAATACATGAATTTTGCGATAAATTTGGTGCAAAAGTATATGGCAGATCTGAAGGAGTTATACATCAAGTTATACACGAAGAAGGATTGTACAAAAAAGGTGACATCATAGTAGGAGCAGATTCTCATACTTGTACTGCCGGAGCTTATGGAGCAGTAGCTATACCATTAGGCTCAACTGAGCTTGCAGCAGTTATGGCACTTGGAGAGCTTGACTTAGAAGTACCAGAAACATATTTAATAAACATTGATGGAGAATTGAGACCAGGTGTTTATGGAAAAGATATTATATTATATGTAATAGGAAAATTCGGAACAAATGGATTTACAGATAAAGCAGTTATTTTTAGTGGAAGTACAATATTAGGATTGACCAATGAAGATAAGATGACAATTGCTAATATGATGATAGAAATGGGTGCTATGATTGGCTACATCGATCAAGGAGATGAAGAAATAGGCGATGTGAAGAATGTGTATAACATCAAGGCATCAAATATTTCACCTGTAGCTGCATGCCCTTCATCACCTGGAAATGTAAGAACTATTAAAGAAATAGAAGGGCAGAAGATAAACCAAGCAGTTATTGGAAGCTGTACAAATGGAAGACTATCAGACATGAGAATAGCTGCAGAAGTGTTAAAAGGTAGAAAAGTTGCCCATGGAGTTAATATGATAATAGTTCCTGCTTCAAAGATAATTTTAGAGAAGATGGAAGAAGAAGGACTTACTAAGATATTTAGAGAAGCAGGCGCAATAGTTACTAATCCAGGCTGCGGACCTTGCTTTGGAGCACATCAAGGATTGTTATCAAAAGAAGATGTAGCTATATCTTCTACAAATAGAAACTTCCCAGGAAGAATGGGGCACAAAGAAGCGAAGATTTACTTAGCTTCTCCTAGAACAGTAGCAGAAAGTGCAGTAAAAGGATGTATTACATGTCCAGGTACTGTAATTCCATTGGAGGGGTAG
- a CDS encoding serine dehydratase — translation MDIKTMIEEKMPLTLGDIVEIADKNNVRFVDIVLAEAEIQTGKSKEEILDEVLKEFEHNLHAVEVGLTTGSSLLLGTTGAQLNNMEGFRLFKDEFVDKALVYTIAAQVGNHGIGLNPCAGTGDSCPYTGFIKAMYETGYRRERVAEIAAILLKVGSMFRVGKTSTGCNMEGFGAGSTAVAAATVELLGGSAKATERAMVTAISPTIGVPCTPRVMVPALCATHIGGAILVGTLAGGLAAKTDMEVNVPIDVMLAMATAVHPISAKAIVPSVVEFMQPFFKTKEPVERLIDQAIKDEEKVHIEQTLVKAKEMAKKLAEGARPITNTLGEAVVGGSSQAVGSPTNTGRIAHFLAKGKIKKVKIELYPELFARRGINVPGVLMGSVYGSSTADGKMYKEVMELVEKEGIEVEIAKVEEYQAQKVTVVTDEGTFMVDALNRGGGRLVLRDAKPSRQEAVDIANKLGIILVEA, via the coding sequence ATGGATATTAAAACTATGATTGAAGAAAAAATGCCCCTAACTCTTGGGGATATAGTAGAAATTGCAGATAAAAATAATGTAAGATTTGTTGATATAGTTTTAGCTGAAGCAGAAATTCAAACAGGCAAGAGCAAAGAAGAAATATTAGATGAAGTCTTAAAAGAGTTTGAACACAATTTACATGCTGTTGAAGTTGGATTAACTACTGGCAGCAGTTTATTACTTGGAACAACTGGTGCTCAGTTAAACAATATGGAAGGCTTTAGATTATTCAAAGACGAATTTGTAGATAAGGCTTTAGTATATACAATAGCAGCTCAAGTAGGTAATCATGGTATAGGATTAAATCCATGTGCAGGTACTGGCGATTCATGTCCTTATACAGGATTTATAAAAGCTATGTATGAGACAGGATATAGAAGAGAAAGAGTAGCTGAAATAGCAGCAATTCTTTTAAAAGTAGGTTCAATGTTTAGAGTTGGTAAGACATCAACTGGATGTAATATGGAAGGCTTTGGTGCTGGATCAACAGCAGTAGCAGCAGCGACAGTTGAATTATTAGGAGGAAGTGCAAAAGCTACAGAACGTGCAATGGTAACAGCAATTTCCCCAACTATAGGTGTTCCTTGTACTCCTAGAGTTATGGTGCCAGCATTATGTGCTACTCATATAGGAGGAGCAATATTAGTGGGAACATTAGCTGGAGGGCTAGCTGCTAAAACTGATATGGAAGTAAATGTACCTATAGATGTAATGTTGGCTATGGCTACTGCAGTTCATCCAATATCAGCTAAGGCTATAGTACCTTCAGTAGTAGAATTCATGCAGCCTTTCTTTAAAACTAAGGAACCTGTTGAAAGACTAATAGATCAAGCGATTAAAGATGAAGAAAAAGTTCATATAGAGCAAACATTAGTTAAAGCTAAAGAAATGGCTAAGAAATTAGCTGAGGGAGCAAGACCAATTACTAATACTTTAGGAGAAGCTGTTGTTGGTGGAAGTAGCCAAGCTGTAGGCTCTCCAACAAATACAGGAAGAATTGCTCACTTTTTAGCAAAGGGCAAAATAAAGAAAGTTAAAATAGAGCTTTATCCAGAACTATTTGCACGTAGAGGAATAAATGTTCCAGGCGTACTAATGGGATCAGTTTATGGTTCATCCACTGCTGATGGAAAGATGTATAAGGAAGTAATGGAGCTTGTAGAAAAAGAAGGAATTGAAGTAGAAATAGCTAAGGTAGAGGAATACCAAGCCCAAAAGGTTACAGTAGTAACTGATGAGGGAACGTTTATGGTAGATGCATTAAATAGAGGTGGCGGAAGATTAGTTCTTAGAGATGCCAAGCCTTCAAGACAAGAAGCAGTTGATATTGCAAATAAACTAGGCATCATTCTAGTTGAAGCATAG
- a CDS encoding NAD-binding protein: MGKKVIHVGEIGAGDTAKLVNNLLLGANMVAVAEALALGVKAGLKPEVLYNIISQSSGSSYALTAKYNNFIAKGNFEPGFMIDLQYKDLQLAVDTAKDLKMPLVIGNLSQQMYEVARAKGLGTEDISAVLKLYEEWGNIEVREEQA; the protein is encoded by the coding sequence ATAGGTAAAAAAGTAATCCATGTTGGCGAAATTGGAGCAGGAGATACAGCTAAATTAGTAAACAATCTTTTATTAGGAGCAAATATGGTGGCAGTTGCTGAAGCTTTGGCTCTAGGAGTTAAGGCAGGACTTAAACCAGAAGTATTATATAACATCATTAGTCAAAGCTCAGGTTCTTCATATGCATTAACTGCAAAGTATAATAACTTTATTGCTAAGGGCAACTTTGAACCTGGATTTATGATTGATTTACAATATAAAGATTTACAGCTTGCAGTAGATACTGCTAAAGATTTAAAAATGCCATTAGTTATAGGAAACCTATCACAACAAATGTATGAAGTTGCAAGAGCAAAAGGATTAGGAACTGAAGATATTTCAGCTGTATTAAAGCTGTATGAAGAATGGGGAAATATCGAAGTGAGAGAGGAGCAAGCTTAA